The Streptomyces sp. NBC_00236 DNA window TGGAGGAGACACTCGCCAGCTACCAGGGCCCGCAGGAGACCATCCAGGACCTCATCCAGCTCGCTCTGCGCGGTGGCGGTCCGGACAACATCACCTGCATCGTCGCCGACGTCTTCGACGTCGACAGCAACGACACCCTGGCCGGGCAGCTCAACGACACCCCGGTCATCGTCGGAGCCGTCGCGGAGAACCAGGCCGCCCAGCTGAACGACGGCGGCGCCATGCAGACCCCCGCCGGACGCGCGGCCGGCCTCGGCCGCCCCGTCCCGCCGCCCGCGGGCGGCTTCGGCCCTCCCGGCAGCGGTGACGACGTCGGCTACGACGGCCTGCCGGACGGGGCCTTCGGCTCCTACTCCGACGACGACTTCGTGAAGTCCGGCGGCCGCAAGTGGCTCAAGCGGTCCCTGTACATCGTGCTCGCCCTGGCGGTCATCGGCGGCGGTGCGTACGGCGGCTACCGCTGGACCCAGACCCAGTACTTCGTCGGCGCGAAGAACGACAACGTCGCGCTGTACCGGGGCATCAGCCAGGACCTGGCGTGGGTCTCGCTCTCGAAGGTCGAGACGGACCACCCCGAGATCGAACTCAAGTACCTCCCGCCCTACCAGCGCAAGCAGGTCGAGGCGACCATCGCCGAGGGCAGCCTGGCCGACGCCCGCGAGAAGATCACCGAGCTCGCCACGCAGGCGACCGCCTGCAAGAAGGACGCACAGCGCCGCGCAGCCGAGAAGAACGCCCCCAGCGACGAGGGCCAGGCCGCCGGCACGGACAAGGACGCCACCAAGACGTCCGCGACGTCCGACGCCAAGACCAAGCAGACTTCAGCGACTCCCACTCCCGGTCCCAGCCTCTCGGAGGAAGAGAAGAAGCTGGTCCCGCAGTGCGGTAAGCAGTAAAGCCGTAGGGGGCCTTCAGCACCATGAGCGTTGTCACCAACACGACCACGATCGGCGCGATCGACGCACCGAGCCGGCGCAACACCGAACTGATGATGATGGTCTTCGCCATCGCCATCTCGGTGTTCGCCTACGCCAACGTGGGCCTCGCGATCGACGGCTCGCTGCCTTCCGGCATGATCGGATACAGCCTCGGCCTGATCCTGCTCGGCGGCGTGGCCCACCTCGTGGTGCGCAAGTTCGCCCCGTACGCGGACCCGCTGCTGCTGCCGCTGGCCACACTGCTCAACGGGCTGGGCCTGGTGCTGATCTGGCGGCTCGACCAGTCGGAACGACTGATCCAACGGGCCGAGAACCTCTTCGGGACGTACACCCCGGATGCTCCGAAGCAGCTGATGTACTCGGCGATCGGCGTAGCGCTGATGGTCGGCGTGCTGGTGATCCTCAAGGACCACCGCATCCTGCAGCGGTACACCTACATCTCCATGGTCGCGGCGCTGATCCTGCTGATCATGCCGATGTTCTTCCCCGCGGTGAACGGCGCGAAGATCTGGGTCAGCCTGGGTCCCTTCTCCATCCAGCCCGGCGAGTTCGCGAAGATCATCATCGCGGTCTTCTTCTCCGGCTACCTCATGGTGAAACGTGATGCCCTGGCCCTGGCCAGCCGTCGTTTCATGGGCATGTATCTGCCCCGTGGACGAGACCTCGGCCCGATCCTCGTCATCTGGGCGCTGTCGATCCTGATCCTCGTCTTCGAGACCGACCTCGGCACGTCCCTGCTGTTCTTCGGCCTCTTCGTGATCATGTTGTACGTCGCTACGGAGCGGACCAGCTGGATCGTCTTCGGCCTGCTGATGTCCGCCGTCGGTGCCGTGGGGGTCTCCACTTTCGAGTCCCATGTCCAGCAGCGAGTGGATGCCTGGATGGACCCGTTCGCCTGCTACGCGACGGACGGCGCTTGCGAGCAGATCGGCAACGCCATCATGTCCTTCGGGTCCGGTGGCACCCTGGGTACTGGCTGGGGCCAGGGCCACTCCGACCTGATCGGCTTCGCCGCCAACGCCGACTTCATCCTCTCCACCGTCGGTGAGGAACTCGGTCTCGCCGGAATGATGGCCGTCCTGCTGATCTACGGCCTCATCGTCGAGCGCGGCGTCCGCACAGCCCTTGCCGCGCGTGACCCCTTCGGCAAGCTCCTCGCGATCGGCCTCTCCGGCGCCTTCGCGATCCAGGTCTTCGTCGTCGCCGGCGGCGTCATGGGCCTCATCCCGCTGACCGGCATGACGATGCCCTTCCTCGCCGCCGGTGGTTCGTCCGTGATCGCCAACTGGGCGCTGATCGGAATCCTGATCCGGATCAGCGACACGGCCCGTCGGCCGGCACCCACCCCCGCTCCGTCCTCCGACGCCGAGATGACCCAGGTGGTCCGCCCGTGAACAAGCCCCTGCGCCGGATCGCGATCTTCTGCGGCGTCCTCATCTTCGCCCTGCTCGCACGGACGAACTACCTCCAGTACGTGAAGGCCGACGAGCTCAACACCCGCGACGAGAACCGCCGCGTCCGCATCGAGCGGTACGCACACGAGCGCGGCAACATCATCGTCGACGGTGGCGCCGAGATCACCGGGTCCGCCGAGACCAAGGACAGCGACTTCAAGTACAAGCGGGTCTGGAAGAACGGGCCCATGTGGGCGCCCGTCACCGGTTACTCCTCACAGGCCTTCGGCGCCACGCAGCTCGAGAGCATCGAGGACGGCATCCTCACCGGCAACGACGACCAGCTCTTCTTCGACAACACGATGTCGATGTTCACCGGCGACGAGAAGCAGGGCGGCAACGTCGTCACCACGCTCAACAGCGCCGCCCAGAAGGCCGCGTTCGAGGGCCTCGGCAACAAGAAGGGCGCCGTCGCCGCGCTCGACCCGCAGACCGGCGCCATCCTGGCGCTCGCCAGCACCCCGTCGTACGACCCTTCGACCTTCGCGGGCAACTCCGACAAGGACTCCGAGGCCTGGCAGAAGCTCCAGAAGGACAAGGACAAGCCGATGCTCAACCGGGCATTGCGCGAGACCTACCCGCCCGGCTCGACCTTCAAGGTCGTCACCGCGGCAGCCGCTCTGGAGAACGGGCTCTACACCGACATCGACGCGGACACGAAGTCGCCGCTGCCCTGGCGTCTGCCGCTGACCACCGGGCAGCCCCTGCCCAACGAAGGCAACATCCCGTGCGAGAACGCCTCGCTCCGCGAAGCGCTGCGGATGTCCTGCAACACCGTCTTCGGCAAGATCAGCGACGACCTCGGTAACCAGAAGATGATCGACCAGGCCGACAAGTTCGGCTTCAACAAGGAGATCTTCACTCCGGTCCGCTCCGCCGCGAGCATCTACCCGAAGGACAACCGTCCGCAGAACGCCATGGCCGGCATCGGCCAGGCGTCCAACCGTGCCACCCCGCTCCAGATGGCCATGGTGGTCGCGGCGGTCGCCAACGACGGCAAGCTGATGCAGCCGTACATGGTGGCCAAGCGGCAGTCGCCCAGCCTGGACGACATCTACACCCACGAGACCGAGCAGCTCAGCCAGCCGATTTCGGGTGAGAACGCACAGAAGCTCCAGCAGATGATGGAGACGGTCGTCAACACCGGCACGGGCACGAACGCCAAGATCGACGGCGTCACGGTGGGCGGCAAGACGGGTACCGCTCAGCACGGTCTCAAGAACAGCGAGAACCCGTACGCCTGGTTCATCTCCTACGCAAAGACGGACGACGGCTCGCCCGTGGCCGTCGCCGTGGTCGTCGAGGACAGCAACGCCAACCGCGACGACATCTCCGGTGGCGGACTGGCCGCACCCATCGCGAAGGACGTCATGAAGGCCGTCATCGACAGCAAGAAGTGACACCGCTCACAACCGGCCCCGAATCCACGCCCGCGGATACCGGTCGGATATCAGGTATTGCCTGCGGGCCGATCAGCTAGTGCGCGGCCGGTAGCGTATGCGCGAACAGCACACCGCCGGACCGCACACCGGTGCGGTCAGGACTGACGGAGAGGGCTGGAACAGTTATGGAAGAGCCGCGTCGCCTCGGCGGCCGGTACGAGCTGGGCTCGGTGCTCGGCCGTGGTGGCATGGCCGAGGTCTACCTCGCTCACGACACCCGGCTCGGCCGCACCGTAGCTGTGAAGACGCTCCGGGCGGACCTCGCCCGCGACCCGTCCTTCCAGGCCCGGTTCCGCCGTGAGGCCCAGTCCGCCGCCTCGCTCAACCACCCGGCGATCGTCGCGGTATACGACACCGGTGAGGACTACGTCGACGGGGTCTCGATCCCGTACATCGTCATGGAGTACGTCGACGGGTCGACGCTCAGGGAACTGCTCCACTCCGGCCGCAGACTGCTGCCCGAGCGCACCCTTGAGATGACCGTCGGGATCCTTCAGGCGCTGGAGTACTCGCACCGCGCCCAGATCGTGCACCGCGACATCAAGCCGGCGAACGTCATGCTGACGCGCACCGGCCAGGTCAAGGTCATGGACTTCGGCATCGCCCGCGCCATGGGCGACTCCGGCATGACGATGACCCAGACCGCGGCCGTCATCGGCACCGCCCAGTACCTCTCCCCGGAGCAGGCCAAGGGCGAGCAGGTGGACGCGCGCTCCGACCTGTACTCCACCGGCTGCCTGCTCTACGAGCTGCTGGCCGTCAGGCCGCCCTTCGTCGGGGACTCGCCCGTCGCGGTGGCCTACCAGCACGTACGGGAAGAGCCTCAGCCGCCCAGCAACTTCGACCCCGAGATCACGCCCGAGATGGACGCGATCGTGCTGAAGGCCCTCACCAAGGACCCCGACTACCGCTACCAGTCGGCGGACGAGATGCGCGCCGACATCGAGGCCTGCCTCGACGGTCAGCCGGTCGCGGCAACCGCGGCGATGGGCGCGGCCGGGTACGGCGGCTACGGCGGTTACGACAACGACCAGCCGACCACCGCCCTGCGGGCCGCGGACCAGAACGGCGCTCCGACGTCGATGCTGCCGCCGGTCAACCCGGACGACGGCGGCTACGGCTACGACGACCGCCCCGACCGCCGCCGGCAGAAGAAGGGCAACACCTCGACGATCCTGCTGATCGTCGCGGGCATCCTGGTGCTGATCGGCGCGATCCTCATCGGCAAGTCCGTCTTCGGCGGCGACGGGGACAGCGGCGACGGCACGTTCGGTGCGCCGAACATGGTCGGCTCGACGATCCAGGAAGCGAAGCTGCTCGCCGACAACACCAACACCATCCTCAAGCAGGGCCCGAAGGAGGAGTGCGAGCAGCAGCCCGCGGGCAAGATCTGCCGGCAGACGCCCGAGAAGGGCGCGCAGGTCGAGGAGAACGACACCATCACGGTCTTCGTCTCCAGCGGTGCGCCGAAGGTCGAGGTGCCGGACGTCACGGAGAAGTCCCAGGAGAGCGCCCGCAAGCAGCTTGAGGAAAAGGGCTTCACGGTCACGGTCAACTCCGTCGAGTCCTCCGATGCCGACCCGGGCACGGTCCTGGACCAGACGCCGAAGGGCAACTCGAAGGCTGAGAAGAACTCCGAGGTGAAGCTCACGGTCGCCACGGAGAAGCTGATCGCGGTGCCTCCGGTGACCGGCCGTTCGTGGGATCAAGCGGTGGCCCAGCTCACCCAGCTCGGCTTCACCAACATCGGCAAGTCCGAGGTCGACAACGAGAAGCCCGCGGGCGAGGTCGTCGAGCAGAACCCGGCGGCCGACGAGAAGGTGGGCAAGAACACCTCGATCATCCTCAAGGTGTCCAAGGGCCCGACGCAGCCTGCGACGGTCGCTGTTCCGCAGGTCTTGGGCAAGCCGGTGTCCCAGGCCAAGGCGGAACTGGCCCAGGCCGGCTTCACCAACATCCAGTTCGCGGAGGGCAGCTCGGGTGACGACAACGCCTTCGTGACCGGCAGCGACCCGCAGCCGGGCACCCAGGCCGACCCTGCCGCCACCACCATCACGCTCACGACGATGGGCGGCGGGGGCGGCGGGAACGGGAACGGTCTCCTGGGCGGCGGGAACGGCCGGTAGAACGCACCACGGTTCAGAAGCACAGGGCCCCGGTCACCTCAACGGTGACCGGGGCCCTGTGTCTGTCGTCGCCTCCCGATCAGAGCAGCTCCGCCGGCTTCGTACGGTCGTGGTCGACCCTCTCCGTACGCACCAGCTCGCCCCACACGATGTAGCGGTACTTCGACGTGTAGACGGGGGTGCACGTCGTCAGCGTGATGTAGCGGCCGGCCTTCTTGGCGCCCGAGCCCTTCGGCACGGCCTGGAGGACGTCGACGTTGTACTTCGACGTCTCGGGGAGCTCCTTGAAGACCTTGTAGACGTACCAGGTGTCCTTGGTCTCGAAGACGATCGCGTCCCCGGTCCGCACCTTGTCGATGTTGTGGAACTTCGCCCCGTGCCCGTCGCGGTGGGCGGCCAGGGTGAAGTTGCCCTCCTTGTCGGACGGGAGCGCCGACTTCACCGGATCGGTGTAGTAGCCGGCGATGCCGTCGTTGAGGGTCTCGGTGTCGGTGCCCTTCTTGACGAGCACCTCGCCGTTCTTCATCGACGGGACGTGCAGGAAGCCGATGCCGTCCCTGGTGTCCAGCGCGCCCGGGCCGTCGGCCCAGCGGTCGCGGACGGTGTGGCCCTGCTTGGTGGCCTCGCGGTCGGCCAGGACGTTCGTCCACCACAGCGAGTAGACGACGAAGAGGCCGAGCACCAGGCCCGCGGTGATCAGCAGTTCGCCGAAGACGCTGACGGCGGTCGCGACGGGGTGACGGCCCCTGAGCCGCACCGGGGGCGCGGCCTCGTCGGTCTGCTCTTCGTCCTCGGTCCTCGCTGCCACCGCACCGTCCCTGTCGTGATGTCTCGGCCCGCTCAGTCCAGGAGCGCGTCGGGCTTCCCCTCGCTGCGCGGCCGTTCGTCGACCATCTTGCCCCAGACGATCAAACGGTACGTACTCGTGAATTCGGGCGTACAGGTCGTCAGGGTGATGTAGCGGCCGGGCTTCTTGAACCCCGACTGCGGCGGCACCGCGTCGATGACCGACACGTTGGACGGCGAGGTCTGGGGAAGGACGCTCGTCATCTCGTACGTGTAGTAGGCGTCCTGCGTCTCGACCACGATCGGGTCGCCGGGCTTCAGCCGGTTGACGTAGCGGAAGGGCTCGCCGTGGGTGTTGCGATGGCCGGCCAGGGCGAAGTTGCCCTGCTTGTCCGAGGGCATCGCCGTGCGCAGTGGTTCCTCGCCGTAGTGCCCGACCATGCCGCGGTCGAGGACCTTCTCCTTGCTGATGCCTTCGGCGATCGGCGTGACCACGTCGAGTTTCGGAATGTGGATGATGGCGAAGCCCTCACCCGGTGCGAAGACGCCGGGGCTGCGTTTGCCCTTGGCCCAGTCGTCCTGGATCTTGTGCGTCTCCTTGCCGGCTATCTGGTCGGCGCGCACGTTCGTCCACCACAGCTGGTACGTGACGAAGAGCAGCATCAGGACGCCCAGCGAGATGAACAGCTCGCCGACCACCCGGCTGACCACGACCGCGGGGCTGTCCTTCGCCGCCTTGGCCGCCCGCCGTGCCTCGACGCGCGACATCGGTTTCGGGGGCGTGGCATCCGGGCCGCCCGCCGCCGCGGTCTCCGGCTGCCCGTCGCCGCGCCTGCGCCCGCGCCCCTTCGCCGCCCGGCGCCGCTCGGCCCGTCCACCGGTGGCCGGAGCGGAGGCGTCCGGTCCGTCGGCTTCCCCGGGGCCGCCGTCCCCGGGGCCGGCATCGCGACCGAGGTCCGGCTGAGGACGGATCGTCGTCACCGGCAGGACCGCGGTCGCCGCCTGGTCGGCGACGACTACGCGCCGGGGTTCCGCCTTCCGCAGCGCCACGGTCTCCTCGTGGCGGGGCAGCGGCTCGGCAGGGGCGACGGGTGCCCCGGCCACGGGCGACCCGGTCACGGGCGGGGCCTGCGCGGGCTCCTGGCGGCCGTACCAGTCCCGTTCGTATCCCTCGGGGTCGTACCACTCGCTCGGAGGGTCCTGGGCCGTCTGTGGCCCGTGTGACACCTGCGGGGGCGTCGCCCCGTCCGCGACCGCCTGCCCGGCGGGGGTGTTCTCCGCCCGGAACCACGGCGACGCGTGCCGCCCCGGCAGCGGGTCGTTCAACGGGTCCGCCAGGTGATCCACCGCCGCCTCGAAACCGCCCGGTTCGTACGGGCCGTCCTGTCCGGCGTCGGATCCATGGCGGGGTGGCGTCACGCGACGGCCTTGCCCACCACCGGCGCGAGTCCCGCCGACCTCTCGACGGCTCCGGCGTCACCGCACCGCGCCAGCCAGTTCGCCAGCATCAGATGGCCGTGCTCGGTGAGCACCGACTCCGGATGGAACTGCACCCCTTCGACCGCCAACTCCCGGTGGCGCAGCCCCATGATGATGCCGTCGGCCGTCCGCGCGGTGACCTCCAGCTCCTCGGGGACCGTGTCCGGTTCGGCGGCGAGCGAGTGGTAGCGGGTCGCGGTGAAGGGCGAGGGCAGACCGGCGAAGACGCCCCTGCCCGCGTGGATCACCGGGGACGTCTTGCCGTGCAGCAGCTCCGGGGCGCGGCCCACCACGCCGCCGTACGCCACCGCCATCGACTGCATGCCCAGGCAGACGCCGAAGACCGGGACACCGGTCGCCGCGCAGTGCCGCACCATGTCGACGCAGACGCCCGCGTGCTCGGGGGTGCCGGGGCCCGGCGAGAGCAGGACGCCGTCGAAGCCGTCCTGGGCGTGGGCCGTGGTCACCTCGTCGTTGCGGAGCACCTCGCACTCGGCACCCAGCTGGTAGAGGTACTGGACGAGGTTGAAGACGAAGCTGTCGTAGTTGTCGACGACGAGGATGCGGGCGCTCATCGGCCGGCCCCCATCGCGTTCGTGCCGTCGCCGTCCACCGTCACGTCGCCGAACGGAAGCAGTGGCTCCGCCCAGGGGAAGACGTACTGGAACAGGACGTAGACGACCGCCAGGGCGAGCACGAGCGAAATGAACCCACGCACCCACGCGTTGCCCGGCAGATGCCGCCAGATCCAGCCGTACATGCTGACCCCTCCATTCGGTACGGGACCAGACTAAAGGGCCGGGGCATCGCCGTGGGTCAGCTGTGGAAAGCCGCGGGCTTCCCGTCGGTGACGGGCTGGGTCGCGTCCAGGTGCGCCCAGGCGATCAGGCGGTGACTGCTGCCCCACTCGGGCTCGCAGGTGGTCAGCGTCAGATAGCGGCCGGGTCCGTCGAAGCCGGATTTGCGGGGGACCGGGTCGATGACACCGACATCGCTCGGCACGGTCCGGTAGGGCTTCCTGTCGATGCGGTACGTGAACCACGTCGTCCCGTCCGTCACGATCACCGCGTCACCGGGGCGCAGCTTCGGGAAGTCCTTGAAGGGGTCGCCGTAGGTGCGCCGGTGCCCGGCCACCGCGAAGTTGCCGGTCGCGCCCGCCGCCGCGGTGCCCCGGTAGTGCCCCAGCCCCTTCTGCAGGGTCCTGACCTTCGTGTTCTCCAGGACGGGCCACTCCCAGTCCTTACCGAAGCGGGGTATGTAGAGCATCGCGAACGGCTTCCCGTCGCGGTACGCCTTCGGGGCCGGCGCCGGGGCCGACGGCTTCGGGGTCTCCTCAGTGGCCTGCGGGGCGGGTGCGGTCACCGCCCCGTGCGCCCACTGGTTCTGCAGGTCGTCGATCTGTCCCTCGGTCGCGCCCGCCGCCTTCACCCCGGTCCAGAACAGGACGTAGACCACGAAGAGGATGATCAGGGCGCCGACGGTGATGCACAGCTCGCTGAACGTCCTGACGATCAGTCGCACCGACACCGGTCGGCCTCCCCGCAGCTGCTCGCTACTTCACCGGCTCCGCATAGTGGAGATCCACTGTGCCCGAGTAGCCGGGAAGAGTCACCGCCTCGCGCTCGTCGACTTTCCAGCCGAGCCCGTACGCCTTCACGTACAGCAGGTAGTTCTGGATCGCCGGGGAGGCGTCGAGCGCCTGCTCCAGCTTTCCGGGGTCACCGACCGCGGTGATCTTGTACGGCGGCGAGTAGACCCGGCCCTGGAGGATCAGGGTGTTGCCGACGCAGCGCACCGCACTGGTGGAGATCAGCCGCTGGTCCATGACCTGGATGCCACGGGCGCCGCCCTGCCACAGGGCGTTGACGACGGCCTGGAGGTCCTGCTGGTGGATGACCAGGTCATTGGGTTGCGGATCGGGGTAGCCGGGGCTCGCCGTGGCGTTCTGCGGGGCGTCGTTCAGCGTGACGGAGACGGCTCGGCCGGAGAGCTTCGCGGTGCCGGCGGCCCGCTCCAGCGCCTTGAGCCTGGCGTCCTCCGCCTCGGTACTGCCGCCGTCTCGCTCGGCGAGGGTGTCGATGTCGTCGCGCACGGAGGCCACGGACTCGTTCAGGACGGCGTTCTTCTCACTGCGTTGCTGAATGAGATCGGAGAGTTTCAGCAGCGAGGAGTCCGTACGGATATTGGTGCCCTTGGCGGTATTGGCGCTGGTGACGAAGATGAGGCCGGCCAGGGCGAAAACGGCAGCCGTGAGCACTTTGGCCGGATGCCGGAAGGTGCGCCGGACCGGGCCTGGGGGAGAGTCGGCAGAATTGCTCAACGTACCCTTATCTCCTTCGGCGCCACGGAAGCACTACGCTAACGGACGCCCGGGGGAGGCAGCATTCCCCCTCGCGCCCAGCCCCGGCGTCAGCCACAGTTCCCTGCGCGGTCACGCAGCGCATCGACAGGAGAGTTCCTCGTGCCGAAGTCACGTATCCGCAAGAAGGCCGACTTCACGCCCCCTCCGGCGAAGCAGGCAACCAACATAAAGCTGACCAATCGCAGTTGGGTCGCGCCGGTGATGCTGGCGCTGTTCCTGATCGGACTGGCCTGGATCGTCGTTTTCTACGTGACCGACGGCGACCTGCCGATCGACTCGCTGGGGAACTGGAACATCGTCGTCGGCTTCGGCTTCATCGCCGGCGGCTTCGGCGTCTCGACCCAGTGGAAGTAGCTCCACAGACCGCGTAGCACCACAGCGGACCCTGGTCCCGCAACCCTTGCCCTGAGTTACCCACAGCGTTATCCACAGGCGGGGGAAAAGGTCAGACGATCTGTGGATAACTCCTCGGCCGTTGACGCCGGTGTGACTGCAGCCACCCCTCGACGCAGGTGGCACGCCCCTTGTCCTGGCTGGAAAAACCCAGCTCAGCGGCAAGGGGCACAGTTATGCCCGCATCATGCACAAGATCAGCTACACACTGTGGACAACTTCGATCACAAATGGTCCATATCGGGCTGACAGCTTGCGCGGCAGACCAGTTCATGGCGTCGCCGCCCGCCTATGTCAGCGCCGCCGTTCTCGCCACCACGATCAGGACCACCGCGGCCAGCACCGCGGCACAGGTGCCGAACTGCACGAGGTTCCGCCGCTCCCGTGGCGCGTGCACCATGCCGATCCCGATCAGTACGCCCGCGATCAGTCCGCCCACATGCGCCTGCCAGGCGATTCCGCCCCAGGGGTTGAAGGTGATGACCAGGTTGAGCGCGAGGATCATGAACACCGGGCGCATGTCGTAGTTCAGCCGGCGCATCAGGACGACCGTGGCTCCCAGCAGGCCGAAGATGGCGCCCGAGGCGCCCAGCGAGGGCTGGTTCTGCGGAGCGAGCCAATAGGTCAGGGCGCCGCCCGCCAGGCCGGAGACCAGATAGAGCGCGAGATAGCGGGCGCGTCCGAGCGCTGCCTCCAGCGGTCCGCCGAGCCACCACAGCCCCAGCATGTTGAAGGCGAAGTGCCACACCGCCTCGTGCAGGAACATCGATGTGACCAGCCGGTACCACTGGCCCTCGGCGACACCCTCGACCGGGCCGCCCAGGTAGTACGGAGCCTGGCCCAGCAGCGCCAGGTCATTGGTCAGCGCGTCGTCGGCCAGCACGGCGAGGAACACCGCGGCGTTGATCCCCAGCAGGATCTTGGTGATCAGCCGGGGGTCGGCCGCGACCGCACCGCCGGCGATCGTCCGCGGCCGGGCGGCGGCCGGGTGGTGTCCCGTACCCGACCCCTGGCGCACGCAGTCCGGGCACTGGAAGCCGACCGAGGCACTGACCATGCAGTCCGGGCAGATGGGCCGGTCGCAGCGGGTGCAGCGGATCGCCGTCTCACGGCCGGGGTGGCGATAACAGCTGACCGGACCACCGGCGGGCGGGGTCGGGCCCTGGCCGCCCGGTGGCTGCTGGTCCATCGGTCCCATGCGCGGTCCCCTCGGTCCTCGTCGTGGCGACAGCGCACACGGCACCGCCCTGCGCGTCCGCCCTCACATCAAGTACGGACGGACAGGGCGGTTGGTTCCCGGCAGGAGGACCGGAGAGTGACCGGACGGTGACGTCGGGCGATCAGCGCTTCTCGACCACGACCGACTCGATGACCACGTCCTGCACCGGGCGGTCGGTGCGCGCGTTCGTCGCCGTGGCCGCGATGGCGTCCACCACCTTCTGGCTCGCCGGGTCCACCACCTCACCGAAGATGGTGTGCTTGCCCGTCAGCCAGGCGGTCGGCGACACGGTCACGAAGAACTGCGAGCCGTTGGTGCCCGGGCCGGCGTTGGCCATCGCCAGCAGGTACGGCTTGGTGAAGGCCAGGTCGGGGTGGAACTCGTCGCCGAACTCGTACCCCGGGCCGCCGGTCCCGTTGCCCAGCGGGTCGCCGCCCTGGATCATGAAGCCGCTGATGACCCGGTGGAAGACGGTGCCGTCGTACAGCCGGTCCTTGGACTTGGCTCCCGTCGCCGGGTGGGTCCACTCACGCTCACCGGTGGCGAGCTCGACGAAGTTCTTGACCGTCTTGGGCGCGTGGTTCGGCAGAAGCCGGATCTCGATGTCGCCGTGATTGGTCTTCAAGGTGGCGTAAAGCTGCTCGGCCACGGTCTGCCTTCCGTAAGTCTGATCTGACGTCAGCCGATCCTCGCACGGACCACCCCGCCCGGCGCCCGGCCCGGCCGCGCCGCACCCGGCCCGCCCACCGTCGCGCCCCCTCGCGGCCTCACTCCCGGCCGGCAGCCGTGCGACAACAAATGCGGCCAAGTGCGTGACGAACCAGCGCGTGACGGACCGAACCGTGGCATTGTCATCGACAGGCTCCCCTTGCACCTGCTTGCCCCAGGGCATCCCTGATGACCTGAATGACCCGGATGCCAGCTCCGCGTGCCGCACAGGTCCCCTGCAGGCATGATCTCGAACTGGGTGGATAGGCGGAGTACCTACCCGCCACCAAGGAGGAGGATCCCGTGACCCGCATCGACAGCGTGCGCGCCGCAACCGACTCGGCGAGGGACAGCGTGCAGCACGCCGCGGTAGTGGTGGCGCCCTACGCCGACTCGGCCAAGGAGCAGGCCGTTCACTACGCGCACGAGGCACGCACACTGCTCGCGCCGAAGGTGTCGAAGGCAGCTCAGCAGGCCCGTGTCCAGTACGACGCGCACCTCGCACCACGTCTCGAACTCGCCCTCGCACACGTACCCCCCAAGGTCGACGACGCGGCGCAGCGCGCGGCGCTGCGCACCCGCCAGGCCGCCCGGAGCGCCGCGGACTACACCGTTCCGCGCGTCGAGCACGCCATCGCCGCCGCCCAGCCCGTGGCCTCCGAGGCCACGGCCCGCAGCGCGGCCGCATTGGCCGCTCTGCGCGGACAGGTCACGCCGAAGGAGATCAGGAA harbors:
- a CDS encoding Stp1/IreP family PP2C-type Ser/Thr phosphatase, encoding MSLSLRFAAGSHKGMIREGNEDSGYAGPRLLAIADGMGGQAAGEVASSEVISTLVQLDDDVPGSDILTSLGTAVQRANDQLRMMVEEDPQLEGMGTTLTALLWTGQRLGLVHVGDSRAYLLRDGVLTQITQDHTWVQRLVDEGRITEEEATTHPQRSLLMRALGSGDHVEPDLSIREVRAGDRYLICSDGLSGVVSHQTMEETLASYQGPQETIQDLIQLALRGGGPDNITCIVADVFDVDSNDTLAGQLNDTPVIVGAVAENQAAQLNDGGAMQTPAGRAAGLGRPVPPPAGGFGPPGSGDDVGYDGLPDGAFGSYSDDDFVKSGGRKWLKRSLYIVLALAVIGGGAYGGYRWTQTQYFVGAKNDNVALYRGISQDLAWVSLSKVETDHPEIELKYLPPYQRKQVEATIAEGSLADAREKITELATQATACKKDAQRRAAEKNAPSDEGQAAGTDKDATKTSATSDAKTKQTSATPTPGPSLSEEEKKLVPQCGKQ
- a CDS encoding FtsW/RodA/SpoVE family cell cycle protein — protein: MSVVTNTTTIGAIDAPSRRNTELMMMVFAIAISVFAYANVGLAIDGSLPSGMIGYSLGLILLGGVAHLVVRKFAPYADPLLLPLATLLNGLGLVLIWRLDQSERLIQRAENLFGTYTPDAPKQLMYSAIGVALMVGVLVILKDHRILQRYTYISMVAALILLIMPMFFPAVNGAKIWVSLGPFSIQPGEFAKIIIAVFFSGYLMVKRDALALASRRFMGMYLPRGRDLGPILVIWALSILILVFETDLGTSLLFFGLFVIMLYVATERTSWIVFGLLMSAVGAVGVSTFESHVQQRVDAWMDPFACYATDGACEQIGNAIMSFGSGGTLGTGWGQGHSDLIGFAANADFILSTVGEELGLAGMMAVLLIYGLIVERGVRTALAARDPFGKLLAIGLSGAFAIQVFVVAGGVMGLIPLTGMTMPFLAAGGSSVIANWALIGILIRISDTARRPAPTPAPSSDAEMTQVVRP
- a CDS encoding peptidoglycan D,D-transpeptidase FtsI family protein, whose translation is MNKPLRRIAIFCGVLIFALLARTNYLQYVKADELNTRDENRRVRIERYAHERGNIIVDGGAEITGSAETKDSDFKYKRVWKNGPMWAPVTGYSSQAFGATQLESIEDGILTGNDDQLFFDNTMSMFTGDEKQGGNVVTTLNSAAQKAAFEGLGNKKGAVAALDPQTGAILALASTPSYDPSTFAGNSDKDSEAWQKLQKDKDKPMLNRALRETYPPGSTFKVVTAAAALENGLYTDIDADTKSPLPWRLPLTTGQPLPNEGNIPCENASLREALRMSCNTVFGKISDDLGNQKMIDQADKFGFNKEIFTPVRSAASIYPKDNRPQNAMAGIGQASNRATPLQMAMVVAAVANDGKLMQPYMVAKRQSPSLDDIYTHETEQLSQPISGENAQKLQQMMETVVNTGTGTNAKIDGVTVGGKTGTAQHGLKNSENPYAWFISYAKTDDGSPVAVAVVVEDSNANRDDISGGGLAAPIAKDVMKAVIDSKK
- the pknB gene encoding Stk1 family PASTA domain-containing Ser/Thr kinase, with product MEEPRRLGGRYELGSVLGRGGMAEVYLAHDTRLGRTVAVKTLRADLARDPSFQARFRREAQSAASLNHPAIVAVYDTGEDYVDGVSIPYIVMEYVDGSTLRELLHSGRRLLPERTLEMTVGILQALEYSHRAQIVHRDIKPANVMLTRTGQVKVMDFGIARAMGDSGMTMTQTAAVIGTAQYLSPEQAKGEQVDARSDLYSTGCLLYELLAVRPPFVGDSPVAVAYQHVREEPQPPSNFDPEITPEMDAIVLKALTKDPDYRYQSADEMRADIEACLDGQPVAATAAMGAAGYGGYGGYDNDQPTTALRAADQNGAPTSMLPPVNPDDGGYGYDDRPDRRRQKKGNTSTILLIVAGILVLIGAILIGKSVFGGDGDSGDGTFGAPNMVGSTIQEAKLLADNTNTILKQGPKEECEQQPAGKICRQTPEKGAQVEENDTITVFVSSGAPKVEVPDVTEKSQESARKQLEEKGFTVTVNSVESSDADPGTVLDQTPKGNSKAEKNSEVKLTVATEKLIAVPPVTGRSWDQAVAQLTQLGFTNIGKSEVDNEKPAGEVVEQNPAADEKVGKNTSIILKVSKGPTQPATVAVPQVLGKPVSQAKAELAQAGFTNIQFAEGSSGDDNAFVTGSDPQPGTQADPAATTITLTTMGGGGGGNGNGLLGGGNGR